DNA from Natronomonas salsuginis:
AGCGACGACTTCGAGACCGAGCCGGTGAATCCGATCGAAGCCGATCGCTTCGTTCGCCCGGAGTGGCCCGAAGCGGACCCGGTGGGCCGGTGGCACGTCGCCGAGCACCTCGCAACGGGCGAAACGGTCCAGTTGCCCGCGGAACTGGTCGTCTTTCCGCCGCCGGAGCGGACGATTCGCCCCGCGATCACGACCGGCCTCGGGCTCGGAAACGGCGGTGTCGATGCGCTCCTGTCGGGACTGTACGAGGTGGTAGAACGCGATGCCACGATGGTGGCGTGGTACTCGACGTACGAACCGATGGGGCTCGTCGTCGACGACGACGGCTACCGTACACTCGCCGCGCGGGCGAAGAGCGAGGGGCTCGAGGCGACCGCGCTGTTGCTCACGCAAGATGTCGACGTCCCCGTCGTCGCGGCCTGCGTCCACCGCGAGGGCGAGTGGCCGCGGTTCGCCGCCGGTTCGGCGGCCGATCTCGATCCCGCGGTCGCCGCTCGCGGTGCCCTCGAGGAGGCGATCCAAAACTGGCTCGAGCTCCGTCGGATGGGCGAAGATCGGGCCGAGTCGGAGGGCGGCGCGATCGGCACGCACGCCGCGTTTCCAGAGACGACCCGCGAGTTCGTCGCTCCCGAGACGACGATCCCGGTCGACAGCGTCGGTCCAGCCGACCTGCCGTCGGGAGCTGACGAACTCGAGCGGCTCGTCGCGCGCGTTCGGGACGCCGGCCTTGATGCCTACGCGGCCCGGTTGACGCCGCGCGATGTCGAGTCGATGGGCTTCGAGGTCGTTCGCGTGGTGATTCCCTCGGCCCAGCCGCTGTTCATCGGCGACCCGTACTTCGGCGAGCGCGCCCGAAGCGTCCCGGAATCGCTCGGGTTCGAACCGGTCTTGGATCGAACCTACCACCCGTTCCCCTGACCGACGGTTCCGAGGCGGATCGGCCGGCGGATGTTGGGGAACGCTTTTTCTATCGCCCGG
Protein-coding regions in this window:
- a CDS encoding YcaO-like family protein; this translates as MTTVGVLGESVALDAVRAALGDAAAETVAVDPAAIGRVDAAALAGPVGSAAFERATAHARESRTPLVSIELGGIGGRPVAGVEAAISGYAPGTACHACLRSRVEATDPATDDGAYDAATARFAGAVAGRELASLVSGRESALLGGVIEVPHAQRRVLSVPYCECGDPGSKELPRHHEDRSLEESISMAEVAFDDRVGPITSIGEAESFPVPYYLATLAETPFSDGDAPDHAAGVGLDWDPAFMKALGEALERYSAAIYRSDDFETEPVNPIEADRFVRPEWPEADPVGRWHVAEHLATGETVQLPAELVVFPPPERTIRPAITTGLGLGNGGVDALLSGLYEVVERDATMVAWYSTYEPMGLVVDDDGYRTLAARAKSEGLEATALLLTQDVDVPVVAACVHREGEWPRFAAGSAADLDPAVAARGALEEAIQNWLELRRMGEDRAESEGGAIGTHAAFPETTREFVAPETTIPVDSVGPADLPSGADELERLVARVRDAGLDAYAARLTPRDVESMGFEVVRVVIPSAQPLFIGDPYFGERARSVPESLGFEPVLDRTYHPFP